The window TTTACAGGCGTGTATGCCGGTTTATACCCCTTGCCGGCCTTCGTTTGCTTCCAGTAAAAGAACCAGTTGGGTATCGTTCCGCTCCCCGCACCGGGGTGGTTTAACGCATCCGGCGGGAAAAACAGTTGAACCACGACAGAGTCAGACTTCCCGCAGGCGCTGGCGGTGATCCTTTTTTTGCCCAATTGTGAGGTGTTCCCGGGAAGTCCTTCGAAACTGATCTTCACGGCGTTGGAGGCCGTCGCTGGATCAATCTTTTGCTTCGACCCGCTTAGCTCCTCCATTTTCCAGGATGCGTCGGCATCGCAGTCCCCCTTGACTTCCGCCTCTGCGTCGATCTCAAGTTCGCCAGGGTTTTCTTTGCCAAAGGTGAACTGATCGTCTTTTACAGGTGTTACGATCTTGATGGATGAGGGTTCCTTCTTCTCGGTGGGCTCTTTTTTCGGCGGCCCGGAGATCACGATTGTTTTCTCACTTTTTAATATCTTCGGCTTTTTCCTCTCGATATACGCGATCCATTTCGTATCACCGGTTGTCGTTCCCAGCCTGGTGCGGCAGACCAGGTCCCATGGGGTATTTATGGTCGTGGTTCTAATGGTGTAAGAACCTGGCTGGCCCAGATCCACCGTGCATCCCTCTTTCTTGGGAACCGAATGTTTCCCCTCGAAATAGGCGCTTGAAGCAATAACCTCTTCCACTCCGCTGTCGGCAATCTGATCTATCTCACTGCATGAGAACTCTGCACCCTGGGGAGGTGGAGAGCCGGTGAGGTCGCACTCCAGGGTGTATATCCCACCCGGATTGGGCTTTGTGTAATCGGGCTCGGGTGCACCCTGCGATTTTTTCGCACCGGCTTCCCGCAGGGTTTCTTTCAACTCATCATCACCGGTCAAGCTGGCCATATCCATGGCCGTCCCGCCACCTTTCCTTTTCTTCCCTTTCGAGCCCGGGGAACCCGCAGGAGCGTTCACATCCGCACCGGCCTCGATTAGAGCTTTGGCTATCTTTGTTTTCCTCATGGAGACCGCTCGCATGAGCGGCGACGTCCCGTCTTCATCCTTTGCTTCCACATCCGCGCCGCTCTCGATAAGGATATCGACGATGTTGGCCTTCCCCGCCATGACGGCCAGGCTCAGCGGCCTCATTCCAAGGAACCCGACACCGTTCACGTCCGCGCCGGCTTCGATCAAAGCCGTGATGATTTCGACCTTCCCTGGCTTGATCGCCGATGAAAGGGCCGTCGCGCCGGTTTTGCCGTCCCTTGTATTTACATTGGCACCGGCCTGGATAAGCGCCTTTACGGCATCGGCCTTGCCCTGGGAGACGAAACTCACGAGGACCGTCATGTTCATGAGATCGGATCTGGCGTTCACATCAGCGCCTTCCTGGGCCAGGAGGCTGATCATGGCCGGATCACGCGCGGCCATGATGACCGGCATGCCGCTGACACTCATGTTCACATCCGCGCCCTGGGTAATGAGTCCCCTGACACGCTCCAGGTCACCCTTGCCAACAGCTTTGAAAAACTCTTTCTGGGCGGGGTCAGGGGGGCTGGCAGCGAGGGCCAACGGCTGAAGCGAGACGGCAGCAAGCATCAAGGCAAGGAACATTGAAGAAAACACATAAAAGCGCCCCGCTCCTGGGCCCTGTTTTATTAAAGCCCGCCCCATTATCAAAAGACTCATGCCTGACACTCCTCCAAAGAACCCGTTTTCGCTTAATCCAGAACGCTGTTAAGCCCCTTCAGGTCCAGGGAATTTTTGACATAACTTTCAACGCTTTCCCGGTCACCATACACATTGGCGTAAAGGACGAGCGCGCGGAGGTGGTTGGCAGGCGTCTGGACGCTCTTGGGAAAGATGACTTTCCAGTTCACCCGGTCAAACTCGCTCACCTCCCACCCGCCGATATAATATTTGTAACCAAGATGATCCTGGTTGTTCTTGTCGATACGGAACGCGTGGGTCACGCCGGGCGCCGTCATGTCATACTTCTTGCCGATATGTTCTCCGCCATCGTTAACGAGTACCCTCACAAAAAATTCGGAGGGCTTACCTGCAGGCGGTTGTGAACCCGGTTCACCCCCTGCAGCCTGACCCATCGCCCCCTCCATCTGTTTCTGGAGCATGGCGTTAA of the bacterium genome contains:
- a CDS encoding ankyrin repeat domain-containing protein — translated: MSLLIMGRALIKQGPGAGRFYVFSSMFLALMLAAVSLQPLALAASPPDPAQKEFFKAVGKGDLERVRGLITQGADVNMSVSGMPVIMAARDPAMISLLAQEGADVNARSDLMNMTVLVSFVSQGKADAVKALIQAGANVNTRDGKTGATALSSAIKPGKVEIITALIEAGADVNGVGFLGMRPLSLAVMAGKANIVDILIESGADVEAKDEDGTSPLMRAVSMRKTKIAKALIEAGADVNAPAGSPGSKGKKRKGGGTAMDMASLTGDDELKETLREAGAKKSQGAPEPDYTKPNPGGIYTLECDLTGSPPPQGAEFSCSEIDQIADSGVEEVIASSAYFEGKHSVPKKEGCTVDLGQPGSYTIRTTTINTPWDLVCRTRLGTTTGDTKWIAYIERKKPKILKSEKTIVISGPPKKEPTEKKEPSSIKIVTPVKDDQFTFGKENPGELEIDAEAEVKGDCDADASWKMEELSGSKQKIDPATASNAVKISFEGLPGNTSQLGKKRITASACGKSDSVVVQLFFPPDALNHPGAGSGTIPNWFFYWKQTKAGKGYKPAYTPVKIATDGSKAIGQYDYAADKVFLTDRIMQKSCAPRVKALGGKESKGIDCFAETARHETRHQKERWEWWGATNPQALSFFERHKLDFDGDLVPDEVEKKLDGKNCSKWDPTSCDGRPKDSLFDIEMNAYWIGWEWPVGYADSEDWSWCGKQWDDMAVCPGNKRW